A stretch of Accipiter gentilis unplaced genomic scaffold, bAccGen1.1, whole genome shotgun sequence DNA encodes these proteins:
- the LOC126037286 gene encoding electroneutral sodium bicarbonate exchanger 1-like, translated as MPERKKKLDNARNEAGEEEEESRRVMEAAAAASSVQLNVGKTSDVDIPKQSSDRTDPSEIIILDEMSQTTVWKALTLKTETL; from the exons atgccagaaaggaagaagaagttggacaatgccagaaatgaagccggagaagaagaagag gagtccaggagggtgatggaagctgctgctgctgcaagttcagttcagctgaacgtggggaagaccagtgacgtggatatcccaaagcaaagcagtgacag gactgatccttctgagattattatcctggatgaaatgtcacaaacgaccgtatggaaggctctcactttgaagacagaaaccctttga